GACGGCAGACAACCGCGGCCGCGAAGTGATCCTGGCCACCATGCAGCCGGGCGACTACATCGGCGAAATGAGCCTGATCGACAACGAGCCGCACTCGGCCACCGTGCGTGCCGAAATCCAGACCGACGTGCTGGTGCTCGGGCGGACCGAGTTTGCGCGCTGCCTGCCTGAAAACAGCTCGATGGCCTACGCCATCATGAAGGGGCTGGTGCAGCGCCTGCGCCATGCCGACCGGAAGATCGAATCCCTGGCGCTGATGGACGTGTACGGCCGGGTGGCCCATGTGCTGCTGGAGTTCGCCCAGCCCGACCGCGAAGGCCAGATGCTGATCCGGGACAAGATTTCGCGCCAGGACATTGCCAAGATGGTGGGCGCTTCCCGCGAAATGGTTAGCCGCGTCATGAAGGACCTCGAGGAGCGGGGCTTCGTCGAAACCCAGGACAACGGCTCGATGCTGGTCAAGGAACGGCTTTCCACACTGGCCTGACCGCCTCGGCGCCTGGGGTAAGCTCATGCCTTGCCCATGACTTACTCTCTCAATACCCTGAATTCATCCTCTGGCGCAGCCAGCCCTTCCCGATCGGGCGTGGGGCGCTTTGCCCATGAAATCGGCCTGATCGCGGGGGGCGTGGCGCTGGTGTTCTGGCTGATGGCGCTGCTCAGCCATTCCCTTCAGGACGCCGCCTGGTCCACGTCGGGCATCGGCGGGCCGGTCCGCAACTGGGGCGGCCGCCTGGGGGCCTGGCTATCGGACGTGAGCTATTTCCTGCTGGGTTTTTCCGTGTGGTGGTGCTTTGCGGCCGGCGTGCGCGCCTGGCTGGCCACCCTGGCGCGCTGGATGCGCGGCGGCCAGGCAGTGCAGGAGCCCGATGCGGGCCGTTTTTCCGCGAGCCGCACTGCTTTCTGGCTTGGCCTGGCCGTGCTGCTTTGCGCCAGCACCGCGCTCGAATGGTCGCGCATGTACCGCTTCGAGACGCGCCTGCCCGACCACGCGGGCGGCGTGCTGGGGTATCTCACCGGGCCGGCCAGCGTCAAATGGCTGGGCTTCACGGGCGCCGGGCTGGTGTGTATTGCGCTGGGCGTGATCGGTGCCGCGCTGGTGTTCCGTTTTTCCTGGAGCCACGTGGCCGAGCGCGTGGGAGCGTGGGTTGATTCGTTCGTCGAGTCGCGGCGCGAGAAGCGAGAGATCGCCGAAGACCTGGCCGTGGGCAAGCGCGCCGCGCGCGAGCGCGAGGAAGTGGTGCATGAAGAACGCATCGAGATCGAGGAGCACCATCCCACCCCGGTGCTGATCGAGCCGGTGCTGGTGGACCTGCCCAAGAGCGAGCGCGTGGCCAAGGAGCGCCAGAAGCCGCTGTTCACCGAACTGCCCGACAGCAAGCTGCCGCAGGTCGACCTGCTGGACGGTGCGCAGACGCGCCAGGAAACCGTGTCGCCCGAGACGCTGGAGATGACCTCGCGGCTGATCGAGAAGAAGCTCAAGGACTTCGGCGTCGAGGTGCGCGTGGTGCTGGCCTCGCCGGGGCCGGTGATCACGCGCTACGAGATCGAGCCGGCCACGGGGGTCAAGGGCTCGCAGGTCGTCAACCTCGCCAAGGATCTGGCGCGCAGCCTGAGCCTGGTGTCGATCCGCGTGATCGAGACCATTCCCGGCAAGAACTACATGGCGCTGGAGCTGCCCAACGCCAAGCGGCAGTCGATCCGCCTCTCCGAAATTCTCGGTTCGCAGGCCTACAACGAAGCCAAGTCGATGCTCACCATGGGGCTGGGCAAGGACATCGTGGGCAATGCCGTGGTGGCCGACCTCGCCAAGATGCCCCACGTGCTGGTGGCCGGCACCACGGGGTCGGGCAAATCGGTGGGGATCAACGCGATGATCCTGTCGCTGCTCTACAAGGCCGAGGCGCGCGACGTGCGCCTGCTGATGATCGACCCGAAGATGCTCGAAATGTCGGTCTACGAGGGCATCCCGCACCTGCTGGCGCCGGTGGTGACCGACATGCGCCAGGCCGCCCACGGCCTCAACTGGTGCGTGGCCGAGATGGAGCGCCGCTACAAGCTGATGAGCAAGCTGGGCGTGCGCAACCTGGCTGGCTACAACCACAAGATCGACGAAGCCAAGGCCAAGGAACAGTTCATCTACAACCCGTTCTCGCTCACGCCGGACTCGCCCGAGCCGCTGGAGCGCCTGCCGCACATCGTGGTGGTGATCGATGAACTGGCCGACCTGATGATGGTGGTCGGCAAGAAGATCGAGGAACTGATCGCCCGCCTGGCGCAGAAGGCGCGTGCCGCCGGCATCCACCTGATCCTGGCCACGCAGCGTCCCAGCGTGGACGTGATCACGGGCTTGATCAAGGCCAACATCCCGACCCGCATCGCGTTCCAGGTGTCGAGCAAGATCGACAGCCGCACCATCCTCGACCAGATGGGGGCCGAGGCGCTGCTGGGCATGGGCGACATGCTCTACATGCCCAGCGGCACCGGCCTGCCGATCCGCGTGCACGGCGCCTTCGTGAGCGACGAGGAAGTCCATCGCGTGGTGCACTACCTCAAGGAGCAGGGCGGCGAACCCAACTACATCGAGGGCGTGCTCGAAGGCGGCACGGTCGATGGCGAGGGCGACCTGCTCGGGGACGGCGGCGGTGAAGGCGGCGAGAAGGACCCGATGTACGACCAGGCGGTGGAAGTGGTGCTGAAGAACCGCAAGGCCAGCATCTCGCTGGTGCAGCGGCACCTGAAGATCGGTTACAACCGCGCCGCGCGCCTGGTGGAGGATATGGAGAAGGCCGGGCTGGTCAGCGCCATGAGCGGCAGCGGCCAGCGCGAGATCCTGACCCCTGCGCGGGCAGAATGATGCGCCGCATGGAAGCCCCCTGATGATGAACAAACGATTCGCTCTGTTGTTGATAGCGCTTGGCGCCGGCAGTGCCTGGGCTGGCGGGCTGGAAAGCCTGGAGGCCTTCATGCGGACGGCCAAGTCCGGCCGCGCCGAATTCACCCAGGTGGTGACGTCGCCGCCCAAGGACGGGCAAGCCACCAAGGCCCGGACGTCCAGCGGCAGTTTCGAGTTCCTGCGGCCCAACCGTTTCAAGTTCGTCTACAGGAAGCCGTTCGAGCAGACCATCGTGGCCGATGGCCAGACGCTGTGGCTCTACGATGCCGACCTGAACCAGGTGACGCAGCGCCAGCAGTCGATGGCGCTGGGCTCCACGCCGGCGGCCCTGATCGCCGCGGCCCCCGATCTGCGCGGCCTGCAGGCCGACTTCAACCTCCAGTCCGAGCCCGACAGGGACGGCCTGCAATGGGTGCTGGCCACGCCCAAGGCCAAGGATGGGCAGTTGCAAAGCGTGCGGGTGGGCTTCAAGGTGGACGAACTGGCCGCGCTTGAAATCATGGACAGCTTCGGCCAGCGCTCGCTGATCAGCTTCAGCAAGGTGGAGGTCAATCCCGCGCTGGGTGCGGGCGCCTTCCAGTTCAAGCCGCCGGCGGGCGCCGACGTGCTGAAGCAGTAGGCTTCAGATCTCGCGGGCGATCCGCTCGAGCTCCTTGCGCTCGATGAACTCGTCCATGCGCGAGAGCAGGCGCCACCACTCGCTGCCGTCCTCGCGGTAGACCCGGATGGCGCCGGCGCGCACCAGGATCCTGCGCAACTCGTCGTCCTCGAACCCGCCCAGGTTTTTCCGCAGCGTCTCGAACGAGCGGTCGGTGAAGCTCTTGTGGCTCAGAAAGTGGCGCGCCGTTTCCTCGGCCATGAATTCGGCCTTGTTCTGTTCGTGCAGCACCTTGATCTGGTGGTTGAACTGCTGGCGGTTCAGCAGGTAGCTGATGCCGCCGCCCACGGCGGCGCCGAGCAGGGCGGACAGGACGGGCACGAGAGAGGCATCCATATGCCGCAGGACTATAAACTGTGTCCCCTGCAACCTCGAAGACCGACCCGTGAGCACCGCTGCGAACCACACCCCCCTGGCTGAACGCCTGCGTCCCAAAACCCTGGGGGAGGTCATCGGCCAGCAGCACCTGCTGGGCGAGGGCATGCCGCTGCGCATCGCCTTCGAGTCGGGCCAGCCCCACAGCTGCATCCTGTGGGGGCCGCCGGGCGTGGGCAAGACCACCATCGCCCGGTTGATGGCCGATGCGTTCGACGCGCAGTTCATCACCATCAGCGCCGTCCTGGGCGGCGTGAAGGACATCCGCGAGGCCGTAGAGCAGGCCCAGGTGGCGCAGGGCATCATGGGCAGCGGCGGGCGCCGCACCATCGTGTTCGTGGATGAGGTGCACCGCTTCAACAAAGCTGTCAACCACCATATAAATCAGATACTTAGGAAGGTCGTTGTGCAAATTTTTGGGCTTCCCCATTGTTCTGAGGTGGGAAACCATGCCTGATTTGTTCGCACAAGAGCCTGCTGCACCACTGGCTGAAGCCCTTCGCCCCAAGACCTTGGACGAGGTCATTGGGCAGTCTCACTTGCTGGGTGAAGGCAAGCCTCTGAGACTGGCTTTCCAGTCTGGAAAACCACACTCCATGATTTTTTGGGGGCCGCCCGGTGTTGGTAAAACCACCTTGGCACGGCTCACAGCTACAGCCTTCAAGTGTGAGTTCATAGCCCTGTCTGCCGTGTTGTCTGGTGTCAAAGACATCAGAGAAGCAATGGATCAAGCGAGGCAATATCTTGCGCAGGGCAAGAACACCATCTTGTTCGTAGACGAAATTCACAGATTCAATAAGTCTCAACAAGATGCCCTGTTGCCTCATGTGGAATCAGGGCTGTTCACCTTTATTGGTGCTACCACTGAGAACCCTTCTTTTGAGGTGAACTCGGCTCTGCTGTCACGTGCTCAGGTCTATGTGCTGAAGTCACTGACAGAAGAGGAATTGAAGCTGCTCTTGAAGCGGGTGCAAGAAGAAGGTGCCCTTGGTGAGCTTCAGTTTGAAGATAAAGCAGTAGATACCATCATTGGCTATGCAGACGGTGATGCCAGAAGGTTCTTGAACCTGCTTGAACAGTGCAAAACGGCTGCTGGTGCTGCTGGTGTTCAGAAGGTTGATAGTGACTTCATCCAGAATGCTTTGACCTTGAATTCAAGGCGTTTTGATAAAGGTGGAGACAACTTCTATGACCAGATTTCTGCTTTGCACAAGTCTGTTCGTGGTTCCAATCCAGATGCAGCACTCTATTGGCTGACAAGAATGTTGGACGGTGGTGCTGACCCAAGGTATCTGTCCAGAAGAATTGTTCGTATGGCTTGGGAAGACATTGGGCTTGCTGATCCAAGAGCCATGCAGATAGCCAATGATGCAGCACTGACCTTTGAGCGGCTTGGAAGTCCAGAAGGTGAACTAGCCCTTGGTCAAGCAGTTATCTATCTGGCTGTAGCTGCTAAGAGCAATGCTGGATACAACGCCTACAACCAAGCAAGAGCCTTTGTGAAGCAAGACAAGAGCCGTGAGGTTCCTGTTCACCTTAGAAATGCACCTACCAAGCTGATGAAGGAACTGGGCTATGGGCATGAATACCGATATGCTCATGATGAGCCCAATGCCTATGCTGCTGGTGAAACCTATCTTCCTGACGGCATAGAAGAACCTGGTTGGTATCAGCCAGTGCCTAGAGGGTTAGAGATCAAGATTGGTGAAAAGCTGGCTCTGCTGAAGAAATGGGATGAAGAAGCTGGCAAGGGGGATAAATGATTGTTGAGCATGAAGGTGAATTTTCCATTCACGGGCCTTACCAAGCCTTCTATATTCAATCCATGCTCTTCAACACCTCGTCGGCACTTCAAGCATGTGAAAGAGCTTCCAAATACATTGAAGTCATCTCGGCTGGGAAGATTGGGCCTCAAGACAGCAAAGATGAGCTACTGGATTGCTTGCAAAACTTCATCAACCATAGTGGTGCAGTTGCAAGATACTTCTTTCCCTCGTTTGGTGGAATGAAGAAAGAAAAGAAGGACATTCACCAAAAACGTGCTGCTCACTTGTGCAGGGTTTTTCAAGTGGATGAGAAAAGCCCTCTTTTTGATAAGCAGCTTCGGAATGCCATAGAGCATTTTGATGAACGGCTGGATCGCTACCTTGAAGATGGCATTGTTGGGCAAATTTTCCCAAGCCTTATTCTTGATAAGCCAGAAGATACAGAAGTCCCTCACCATATTTTCAGAGCCTACTACCTTAATGATGGTATCTATCAGGTTCTAGGTGAGCGGCACCATGTTCAGCCAATCTTGGATGAAATGATAAGAGTCCATGACATGCTGGTGAAGTTTGACCAGAATGGCGGAATGCTTCGTATCCAGTCAAAAACTTGAGTGAGCAAGCATGGGACTCTTCAGTAGAATAAAAAAGACAATAGGCATGGGAAGCCATGAAGCTTTTAGGCGGTGGTCTGCTTCTGAGCTTGAAGAAAAGAAGGTCTATCTTGAGAATAAGCCTCCTGAAGAGTTCACTGCTGAAGATCACTATCTAGCTGCTGAATGGGTCATTCAAAGATACCTGCCTGAAGGTGAAGACCCAACACCTGAGCAGTGGTCAAAGACCATAGGTGATATCCGCAAGAAGATTGACATCAATCTTCAGAAGGCTGCTGCTGGTGAGCTTGTTAAGACTGAGTATGTTCAACCAGAGCCATATGCTCTAACCAAAGAAGACTTCTTGAGGGATGTGGTTCCCACCTTCTCAAGCTTTGGACTGCTGCCTGATCCCTATCTGAAAGATGGGCAAGGTAGAGAGCTATGGACAGTGCTGTTTGAATTCACCCAGCCATATTCATACAAGCATGGTGAAGCAAAAGATGCCTTGATTCTCTTCTGTGATACCTACCTGGCTGAGAAGCTTGTTCAGGACCTGGGGCGCACCTACACAGCAATGCGAAAAGCACAGCAAGAAGGTTCAGCCAAGATGAAGGTGGTTTGCTCTGGCAAGCAATGCCCAGCTTGCATGGCCTTGGATGACAAGAAGCTGAGTGTTGAAGAACTCCTGGCCTCCTTCAAGAATGGGGCTCCAAAATTTCCTCATCCACTGCATAATGAAGAGGAAGTGAGTTGGTGTCCTGCACCATATCTTTCACCAGAACTTGCATTGAGGGAAGGTGATGACCCTGAGTTTCATGAAGTGCTTTTGAAGATTCTTGAGAAGTAGAAGGCAGACAATGAAGAAGCAAATTGAAATCTATGTTCGCAATAGTGGCGATAGAAACCTGCTGATGCTGCATGTTCCAGAGGGCATGAAGGAACGACTCATTGAGGGTATCAGGAATGGTAGCTTTGAAGCACAAGATGCCAGCATTCATTTGGAGCTATCTATTCTCAATGAATGGAAGGATGTAGATAATCCTGAGCATGTGAGGCTGGAAGTGAACGAAATCACCGCCAGCTACGAATAATGAATCTAAATACTGACAAGTCAATCAAGCGATTCGTTTTTGGACTGCATGAGAATGAAATGGGTCTTGAAGTCATTGCTGTGGTCTTCAATGATGAAAGCAATGAAAAGGTTCCTCTGACAGTTGAAAGTCTCACATGGGTTTCTGAACTGGTGAAGACTCAAGGTGTGAGGGTCAATAGCCAGAATTGTATGAACTTGGCATGTCAGAAGCTTTGGGATGAGCTGCTTCACTCCAAGGAAAGCAAACAGTTTCTTGATAGGTTGATTGAACGGGCCAAACAAGAAATGAAGCAAAAGAACCAATAAGCACCTTCGGGTGCTTTTTTCATACCTGCTTTATTTTTGTGAATGCGACGTCCCCCCGGATTTGAGTAGCAGGTGAGTTGGGAGTCCAATCCCATGCAACAGGAGATTGGACATGAAGAAGAGATTTACGGAAGAACAGATCATTGGCTTCCTGCGGGAAGCCGAATCGGGCTTGCCGGTGGCCGAGCTGTGCCGGCGGTACGGTTTCTCCGAGGCCAGCGATTACCCCTGGCGCAGCAAGTTTGGTGGCATGAGCGTGTCCGATGCCAAACGCCTGGAGGAGTTGGAAACCGAAAACAGACGGCTCAAGCGGCTGCTGGCCGAAGCCCTGCTTGAAAACGAGGTGACGAAAGAAGCCTTAGGAAAAAAGTGGTGAGCGCGCCCGCACGACGAGGAAGGCGGCTTTGCGGCCGGGGAGCGCTACTGGCCCGAGGGCATGGCCGCACCCCAGTTCTACCGCCCGGTGGAGCGCGGCCTGGAGATCCGGATTGCCGATAAGCTCCGCGAACTGAAGAAACTGAATGATCAGAAAAACTGATTCCGATCAAATGCCGCTGATCGGCTTTCATTTCAAGGGTAAACCCCGTTAAATCAGCGTTTTTGGCCTCGTAACCCTTGGCTACAATCCCGACCACAAACCCGCCACTGCAGGATCCTGGCGGGTTTTTTGCTAGATGGCAGATCGTGCTCACAAGGCGGGTCTGTCGATCAAAAAGCCTGGTTCAGACAACTTGGCTCGTGGGCCGGTTACAAAACGGAGAATGTTTATGGAAATCCTGCTGCAGCAGATCATCAACGGTCTGGTCCTGGGCAGCATGTATGCCTTGGTAGCGTTGGGCTACACCATGGTGTACGGCATCATCAACCTCATCAATTTTGCGCATGGCGAAGTGCTGATGGTCGGGGCACTGACCAGTTGGTCGATCATCGGCCTCATGCGGGACGCCATGCCCGGCGCACCCGGATGGGTCATCCTGATGATCGCCATGGTGATCGCCTGCGTGGTGGCCGCCACGCTGAATTTCGTGATCGAGAAGGTGGCCTACCGGCCGCTGCGCAACAGCCCCAAGCTGGCGCCGCTGATCACGGCCATCGGCATGTCGATCCTGCTGCAGACGCTGGCCATGATCATCTGGAAGCCGAACTACAAGCCCTATCCCACCTTGCTGCCGAGCGCGCCGTTCAACATCGCCGGGGCCGTGATCACACCCACCCAGATCATGATCCTGGGCGTGACGGCGATATCGCTGGCGGTGCTGATGTACCTCGTGAACTACACCAAGCTCGGCCGCGCGATGCGCGCCACGGCCGAGAACCCGCGGGTGGCGGCCCTGATGGGCGTGAAGCCCGACATGGTGATCTCGGCCACCTTCATCATCGGCGCCGTGCTGGCCACGATCGCCGGCATGATGTACGCCTCCAACTACGGCACGGTACAGCACACCATGGGCTTCCTGCCCGGCCTCAAGGCCTTCACGGCGGCCGTGTTCGGCGGCATCGGCAACCTGGCGGGCGCGGTGGTCGGCGGCATCCTGCTGGGGCTGATCGAATCGATCGGCTCGGGCTACATCGGCACGATCACGGGCGGCGTGCTGGGCAGCAACTACTCCGACATCTTCGCCTTCATCGTGCTGATCATCATGCTCACGCTGCGGCCCTCGGGCCTGCTCGGCGAGCGTGTGGCGGACCGTGCCTGACCCCGGGAGAATGACGATGAAACAACAAAACAAGCTGGTGGTCATCCTGGTCTCGGCCGTGGCGCTGCTGATCCTGCCGCTGATCCTGCAGAGCGCGGGCAACGCCTGGGTGCGCATCGCCGACGTGGCGCTGCTGTACGTGCTGCTGGCGCTGGGGCTGAACATCGTGGTGGGCTACGCCGGCCTGCTCGACCTGGGCTATGTGGCCTTCTTCGCCGTGGGCGCCTACATGTTCGGCCTGATGGCCTCGCCGCACCTGACGGAAACCTTCCCCTGGTTCGCGGCGATGTTCCCCAACGGGCTGCACACGCCGCTGTGGCTCGTGATTCCGGCGGGGGCCGCGCTGGCCGGCGTGCTCGGCGTGCTGCTGGGGGCGCCCACGCTCAAGCTGCGCGGCGACTACCTGGCCATCGTGACGCTGGGCTTCGGCGAGATCATCCGCGTGTTCCTGAACAACCTGGACCACCCGGTCAACATCACCAACGGCCCCAAGGGGCTGGGCCAGATCGACTCGATCAAGTTCTTCGGGCTCGACCTGGGCAAGCGGCTGTCGATCGGCAGCTTCGAGATTTCCTCGGTCACGCTGTACTACTACCTGTTCCTGGCGCTGGTGGTGGTGAGCGTCATCATCTGCCACCGGCTCGAGCTGTCGCGCATCGGCCGCGCCTGGATGGCGATCCGCGAGGACGAGATCGCGGCCAAGGCCATGGGCATCAACACCCGCAACATGAAGCTGCTGGCCTTCGGCATGGGCGCCACCTTCGGCGGCGTGTCGGGCTCGATGTTCGCCGCCTTCCAGGGCTTCGTGTCGCCCGAGTCGTTCAGCCTGATGGAGTCGGTGATGATCGTCGCCATGGTGGTGCTCGGCGGCATCGGCCACCTGCCCGGCGTGATCCTGGGCGCGGTGCTGCTGGCCGCGCTGCCCGAGGTGCTGCGCTATGTGGCCGGCCCGCTGCAGGCCATGACCGACGGCCGGCTCGACTCCGCCATCCTGCGCCAGTTGCTGATCGCCCTGGCCATGATTGTGGTGATGCTGCTGCGGCCGCGCGGCTTGTGGCCTTCGCCCGAGCATGGCAAATCCCTGAAGGCGAAGTGAGGAGCGCGACATGGCAGAAACCGTACTCAAAGTCGCCGGCATCTCCAAACGCTTCGGCGGCCTGCAGGCCCTCAGCGATGTGGGCATCACCATCGAACGCGGCCAGGTCTACGGGCTGATCGGCCCCAACGGCGCGGGCAAGACCACCTTCTTCAATGTCATCACGGGCCTCTACACGCCCGACAGCGGCAGCTTCGAGCTGGCAGGCAAGCCCTACCAGCCCTCCGCGGTGCACGAGGTGGCCAAGGCCGGCATCGCGCGCACCTTCCAGAACATCCGCCTGTTCGCCGAGATGACGGCGCTCGAGAACGTGATGGTGGGCCGCCACATCCGCACCGGATCGGGGCTGCTCGGCGCGATCTTCCGCACCCCGGGCTTCAAGGCCGAGGAGGCCGCGATCGCCAAGCGCGCGCAGGAGCTGCTGGACTACGTGGGCATCGGCAAGTACACCGACTACAAGGCCCGCACCCTCAGCTACGGGGACCAGCGCCGCCTGGAGATCGCGCGCGCGCTGGCCACCGACCCGCAGCTCATCGCGCTGGACGAACCCGCGGCCGGCATGAACGCCACCGAGAAGGTCATGCTGCGCGAGCTGATCGACCGCATCCGCCACGACAACCGCACCATCCTGCTGATCGAGCACGACGTGAAGCTCGTCATGGGCCTGTGCGACCGCGTCACCGTGCTCGACTATGGCAAGCAGATCGCCGAAGGCACGCCCTACGACGTGCAGAAGAACGAGAAGGTGATCGAGGCCTACCTCGGCACCGGCGGCCACTGAGCGGGAGAACACGGATGAGCAATACTCTTTTGAAAGTCAGTGGCCTGAAGGTGGCCTACGGCGGCATCCAGGCCGTCAAGGGCGTGGACTTCGAGGTGCGCGAGGGCGAGCTGGTGTCGCTGATCGGCTCCAACGGCGCGGGCAAGACCACCACCATGAAGGCCATCACCGGCACGCTGGCGCTGAGCGACGGCGACATCGAATACCTGGGCAAGAGCATCCACGGCCAGGGGCCGTGGGACCTGGTGCGCCAGGGCCTGGCCATGGTGCCGGAAGGCCGTGGCGTGTTCACCCGCATGAGCATCACCGAGAACCTGATGATGGGCGCCTATGTGCGCAGCGACAAGCCCGCCATCGCGCAGGACGTCGAGCGGGTGTTCACCATCTTCCCGCGCCTCAAGGAGCGCAAGGACCAGCTGGCCGGCACCATGTCCGGCGGCGAGCAGCAGATGCTGGCCATGGGCCGGGCGCTCATGAGCCGCCCCAAGGTGCTGCTGCTGGACGAGCCCTCGATGGGCCTGTCGCCCATCATGGTGGACAAGATCTTCGAGGTAGTGCGCGACGTCTCGGCCCAGGGCGTGACCATCCTGCTGGTCGAGCAGAACGCCAGCCGCGCGCTGCAGATCGCCGACCGCAGCTACGTGATGGAGTCGGGCATCATCACCATGTCGGGCGATGCCAAGGAAATGCTGAGCGACCCGAAAGTCCGCGCGGCCTACCTCGGGGAGTAGCCTCCAGGCTCGGCATGCTGCGGGGCGGCGCCTGCGGCCTTCATCTGGCAGAAGGGGGCAGCCAGCGGCCCGGTTCAGCCGGCTTCGCGGCAGCCCCGAACGTCCCTACACGGCCTGCGAGCCGGTTTTTCAAACAAAATCAGGCCAAGGTCCAGGTGGGGCGGTCATTGTTTGCTATCAATTTTGAAGCAACCGTGGCCGTCAAAGCTCCGCGCCTTCGACCAGGAAGCGCACGCGCCGCACGCCCTGCCATTCGTCCGCATCGAGGCGGAAGGCGAGCTTCACGCGCGCCGGCAGCGGGTCGGTGTGGCCGAACCAGATGCCGTCCACCGGCTGGCCCTGGTGGCGCAGCTTGAGCGCCAGGTGCTTCTCGCCCACCAGGCGCTGCGACAGCACCTCCACCTCTTCGCTGAACGTCGGCGGCGCGAAGCCCTGGCCCCAGACCTCGCGGTGCAGCGTGTCCACCATGTCGGCGCGGCGGTATTCGGGCGCCAGCGGGCCGTC
The sequence above is a segment of the Variovorax terrae genome. Coding sequences within it:
- a CDS encoding Crp/Fnr family transcriptional regulator, with product MSMLSNLELIRRVPLFAMLTAVQAEAVADAVVKRRLKRGELIVEQGKKSNALFILLTGRARVVTADNRGREVILATMQPGDYIGEMSLIDNEPHSATVRAEIQTDVLVLGRTEFARCLPENSSMAYAIMKGLVQRLRHADRKIESLALMDVYGRVAHVLLEFAQPDREGQMLIRDKISRQDIAKMVGASREMVSRVMKDLEERGFVETQDNGSMLVKERLSTLA
- a CDS encoding DNA translocase FtsK — encoded protein: MTYSLNTLNSSSGAASPSRSGVGRFAHEIGLIAGGVALVFWLMALLSHSLQDAAWSTSGIGGPVRNWGGRLGAWLSDVSYFLLGFSVWWCFAAGVRAWLATLARWMRGGQAVQEPDAGRFSASRTAFWLGLAVLLCASTALEWSRMYRFETRLPDHAGGVLGYLTGPASVKWLGFTGAGLVCIALGVIGAALVFRFSWSHVAERVGAWVDSFVESRREKREIAEDLAVGKRAAREREEVVHEERIEIEEHHPTPVLIEPVLVDLPKSERVAKERQKPLFTELPDSKLPQVDLLDGAQTRQETVSPETLEMTSRLIEKKLKDFGVEVRVVLASPGPVITRYEIEPATGVKGSQVVNLAKDLARSLSLVSIRVIETIPGKNYMALELPNAKRQSIRLSEILGSQAYNEAKSMLTMGLGKDIVGNAVVADLAKMPHVLVAGTTGSGKSVGINAMILSLLYKAEARDVRLLMIDPKMLEMSVYEGIPHLLAPVVTDMRQAAHGLNWCVAEMERRYKLMSKLGVRNLAGYNHKIDEAKAKEQFIYNPFSLTPDSPEPLERLPHIVVVIDELADLMMVVGKKIEELIARLAQKARAAGIHLILATQRPSVDVITGLIKANIPTRIAFQVSSKIDSRTILDQMGAEALLGMGDMLYMPSGTGLPIRVHGAFVSDEEVHRVVHYLKEQGGEPNYIEGVLEGGTVDGEGDLLGDGGGEGGEKDPMYDQAVEVVLKNRKASISLVQRHLKIGYNRAARLVEDMEKAGLVSAMSGSGQREILTPARAE
- the lolA gene encoding outer membrane lipoprotein chaperone LolA; its protein translation is MNKRFALLLIALGAGSAWAGGLESLEAFMRTAKSGRAEFTQVVTSPPKDGQATKARTSSGSFEFLRPNRFKFVYRKPFEQTIVADGQTLWLYDADLNQVTQRQQSMALGSTPAALIAAAPDLRGLQADFNLQSEPDRDGLQWVLATPKAKDGQLQSVRVGFKVDELAALEIMDSFGQRSLISFSKVEVNPALGAGAFQFKPPAGADVLKQ
- a CDS encoding AAA family ATPase, which codes for MSTAANHTPLAERLRPKTLGEVIGQQHLLGEGMPLRIAFESGQPHSCILWGPPGVGKTTIARLMADAFDAQFITISAVLGGVKDIREAVEQAQVAQGIMGSGGRRTIVFVDEVHRFNKAVNHHINQILRKVVVQIFGLPHCSEVGNHA
- a CDS encoding replication-associated recombination protein A; translation: MPDLFAQEPAAPLAEALRPKTLDEVIGQSHLLGEGKPLRLAFQSGKPHSMIFWGPPGVGKTTLARLTATAFKCEFIALSAVLSGVKDIREAMDQARQYLAQGKNTILFVDEIHRFNKSQQDALLPHVESGLFTFIGATTENPSFEVNSALLSRAQVYVLKSLTEEELKLLLKRVQEEGALGELQFEDKAVDTIIGYADGDARRFLNLLEQCKTAAGAAGVQKVDSDFIQNALTLNSRRFDKGGDNFYDQISALHKSVRGSNPDAALYWLTRMLDGGADPRYLSRRIVRMAWEDIGLADPRAMQIANDAALTFERLGSPEGELALGQAVIYLAVAAKSNAGYNAYNQARAFVKQDKSREVPVHLRNAPTKLMKELGYGHEYRYAHDEPNAYAAGETYLPDGIEEPGWYQPVPRGLEIKIGEKLALLKKWDEEAGKGDK
- a CDS encoding branched-chain amino acid ABC transporter permease; protein product: MEILLQQIINGLVLGSMYALVALGYTMVYGIINLINFAHGEVLMVGALTSWSIIGLMRDAMPGAPGWVILMIAMVIACVVAATLNFVIEKVAYRPLRNSPKLAPLITAIGMSILLQTLAMIIWKPNYKPYPTLLPSAPFNIAGAVITPTQIMILGVTAISLAVLMYLVNYTKLGRAMRATAENPRVAALMGVKPDMVISATFIIGAVLATIAGMMYASNYGTVQHTMGFLPGLKAFTAAVFGGIGNLAGAVVGGILLGLIESIGSGYIGTITGGVLGSNYSDIFAFIVLIIMLTLRPSGLLGERVADRA
- a CDS encoding branched-chain amino acid ABC transporter permease — translated: MKQQNKLVVILVSAVALLILPLILQSAGNAWVRIADVALLYVLLALGLNIVVGYAGLLDLGYVAFFAVGAYMFGLMASPHLTETFPWFAAMFPNGLHTPLWLVIPAGAALAGVLGVLLGAPTLKLRGDYLAIVTLGFGEIIRVFLNNLDHPVNITNGPKGLGQIDSIKFFGLDLGKRLSIGSFEISSVTLYYYLFLALVVVSVIICHRLELSRIGRAWMAIREDEIAAKAMGINTRNMKLLAFGMGATFGGVSGSMFAAFQGFVSPESFSLMESVMIVAMVVLGGIGHLPGVILGAVLLAALPEVLRYVAGPLQAMTDGRLDSAILRQLLIALAMIVVMLLRPRGLWPSPEHGKSLKAK
- a CDS encoding ABC transporter ATP-binding protein yields the protein MAETVLKVAGISKRFGGLQALSDVGITIERGQVYGLIGPNGAGKTTFFNVITGLYTPDSGSFELAGKPYQPSAVHEVAKAGIARTFQNIRLFAEMTALENVMVGRHIRTGSGLLGAIFRTPGFKAEEAAIAKRAQELLDYVGIGKYTDYKARTLSYGDQRRLEIARALATDPQLIALDEPAAGMNATEKVMLRELIDRIRHDNRTILLIEHDVKLVMGLCDRVTVLDYGKQIAEGTPYDVQKNEKVIEAYLGTGGH
- a CDS encoding ABC transporter ATP-binding protein, whose protein sequence is MSNTLLKVSGLKVAYGGIQAVKGVDFEVREGELVSLIGSNGAGKTTTMKAITGTLALSDGDIEYLGKSIHGQGPWDLVRQGLAMVPEGRGVFTRMSITENLMMGAYVRSDKPAIAQDVERVFTIFPRLKERKDQLAGTMSGGEQQMLAMGRALMSRPKVLLLDEPSMGLSPIMVDKIFEVVRDVSAQGVTILLVEQNASRALQIADRSYVMESGIITMSGDAKEMLSDPKVRAAYLGE